One genomic region from Solwaraspora sp. WMMD792 encodes:
- a CDS encoding LacI family DNA-binding transcriptional regulator, translating into MATLADVAKRAGVSPATASRIINGSSKPVTEALRERVLAAVEELQYVPNAHAQSLARSHRSAIGVIVHDVSDPYFAEITRGLQRVATEHGRLVIICNSYRDPDKELQYVELLRAHQVAAIVLAGSGYHDEAFTATLAGKLRVYERTGGRVAVIGRHEHAGDAVVPDNEMGGYLLGAELYSLGHTDFGVVAGPKVLTTTTDRLAGLRRAAREHGQKLPARRVAYADFDRASGAATAASLLDAEPGLTAIAALNDSMAIGVLALLRSRGIVVPDQFSVVGFDDMPVARDVTPALTTVRLPLAEMGARAMTLALQPPGGARPPLIEEIGAELVRRDSAGPPRTGVI; encoded by the coding sequence GTGGCCACACTGGCCGATGTCGCGAAACGCGCCGGCGTGTCCCCGGCCACCGCCTCGCGGATCATCAACGGCAGCAGCAAACCGGTCACCGAAGCGCTGCGCGAACGGGTGCTGGCCGCGGTCGAGGAGCTGCAGTACGTCCCGAACGCCCACGCGCAGTCGCTGGCCCGGTCGCACCGCAGCGCGATCGGCGTCATCGTGCACGACGTGTCCGACCCGTACTTCGCGGAGATCACCCGTGGCCTGCAGCGGGTGGCGACCGAACACGGCCGGTTGGTGATCATCTGCAACAGCTACCGGGATCCGGACAAGGAGCTGCAGTACGTCGAGCTGCTCCGCGCCCATCAGGTGGCGGCGATCGTCCTCGCCGGATCCGGCTACCACGACGAGGCGTTCACCGCGACGCTCGCCGGCAAGCTGCGGGTGTACGAGCGCACCGGCGGACGGGTGGCGGTGATCGGTCGGCACGAGCATGCCGGCGACGCGGTGGTGCCGGACAACGAGATGGGCGGCTACCTGCTCGGCGCCGAGCTCTACTCCCTCGGGCACACCGACTTCGGGGTCGTCGCCGGGCCGAAGGTGCTGACCACTACCACCGACCGGCTCGCCGGGCTGCGTCGGGCCGCCCGCGAACACGGCCAGAAGCTGCCGGCGCGGCGGGTGGCGTACGCCGACTTCGACCGGGCCAGTGGCGCCGCGACCGCGGCCAGCCTGCTGGACGCCGAGCCCGGATTGACCGCGATCGCGGCGCTGAACGACTCGATGGCGATCGGCGTGCTGGCGTTGCTGCGCTCCCGCGGCATCGTCGTGCCCGACCAGTTCAGCGTGGTCGGCTTCGACGACATGCCGGTCGCCCGGGACGTGACGCCGGCGCTGACCACCGTACGGCTGCCGCTGGCCGAGATGGGCGCCCGGGCGATGACGCTGGCGCTGCAGCCGCCGGGCGGGGCACGCCCACCGCTCATCGAGGAGATCGGCGCCGAGCTCGTCCGCCGGGACAGCGCCGGGCCGCCCCGGACGGGTGTGATCTGA
- a CDS encoding Rv2578c family radical SAM protein, producing MRWDTLSAPPDQQVPSGAAPAAPPLPLALPETVQRTFDTPGFVGMTFYEIHARSIINRVRGSGRVPFEWTVNPYRGCGHACTYCFARNTHTYLDLDAGLDFDTKIVVKVNAAALLRRELAAPSWSGGPIAMGTNVDCYQRAEGRYRLMPGIIDALSAAANPFSILTKGTLILRDLPLLRRAAQVTRVSLAMSVGFVDEPLWRAVEPGAPSPSRRLDTVRALTDAGFDVGVLMAPILPGLTDDAESIEATVGAIARAGAVSVTPLPLHLRPGAREWYAAWLGRTRPDLVPRYRALFRSGSYLPQAYQREVVGRVRMAARRHGLSPTGPGAARRLDEAGGATGN from the coding sequence ATGCGTTGGGACACCTTGTCGGCTCCCCCCGACCAGCAGGTCCCTTCCGGGGCAGCGCCGGCGGCTCCGCCCCTGCCGCTGGCGCTGCCCGAGACCGTGCAGCGCACCTTCGACACGCCCGGCTTCGTCGGGATGACCTTCTACGAGATCCACGCCCGGTCGATCATCAACCGGGTGCGTGGCTCCGGCCGCGTCCCGTTCGAGTGGACCGTCAACCCGTACCGCGGCTGCGGCCACGCCTGCACGTACTGCTTCGCCCGCAACACCCACACCTACCTGGACCTCGACGCCGGCCTCGACTTCGACACGAAGATCGTCGTGAAGGTCAACGCCGCGGCGTTGCTCCGCCGGGAGCTGGCCGCGCCCAGCTGGTCGGGCGGGCCGATCGCGATGGGCACCAACGTCGACTGCTACCAACGCGCCGAGGGACGCTACCGGCTGATGCCCGGGATCATCGACGCTCTGAGTGCCGCCGCCAATCCGTTCTCCATCCTCACCAAGGGCACGTTGATCCTGCGGGATCTGCCGCTGCTGCGCCGGGCCGCCCAGGTCACCCGGGTCAGCCTGGCCATGTCGGTCGGGTTCGTCGACGAGCCCCTGTGGCGGGCGGTCGAGCCCGGCGCGCCGAGCCCGTCCCGACGGCTCGACACGGTCCGCGCGTTGACCGACGCCGGCTTCGACGTCGGGGTGCTGATGGCGCCGATCCTGCCCGGGCTGACCGACGACGCGGAGTCGATCGAGGCCACCGTCGGCGCGATCGCCCGGGCCGGCGCGGTCAGCGTCACCCCGCTGCCGCTGCATCTGCGTCCCGGCGCCCGCGAGTGGTACGCCGCCTGGCTCGGCCGGACCCGCCCCGATCTCGTCCCGCGTTACCGGGCGCTGTTCCGCTCCGGGTCCTACCTGCCGCAGGCGTACCAGCGGGAGGTCGTGGGCCGGGTGCGGATGGCCGCTCGCCGGCACGGCCTGTCCCCCACCGGGCCGGGTGCCGCCCGGCGGCTCGACGAGGCGGGCGGTGCCACCGGGAACTAG
- a CDS encoding CoA-binding protein: MRTPQQILADAQTIAVVGASRDPAKSAHSVPAQLIRYGWRVIPVNPHVAEIFGQPTYPSLADLDVPVDLVNVFRPVPEAVEVVRAAVRIGAPAVWLQSGIASPVARDIAAAAGIDYVEDRCTAVERALGGLTRAG; this comes from the coding sequence GTGAGGACTCCGCAACAGATCCTGGCCGACGCGCAAACCATCGCCGTCGTCGGCGCGTCACGCGACCCGGCGAAGTCGGCGCACAGCGTGCCGGCGCAGCTCATCCGGTACGGCTGGCGGGTCATCCCGGTCAACCCGCACGTCGCCGAGATCTTCGGCCAGCCGACCTACCCGAGCCTCGCCGACCTCGACGTACCGGTCGATCTGGTCAACGTCTTCCGGCCGGTACCGGAGGCCGTCGAGGTGGTGCGTGCCGCGGTGCGGATCGGTGCCCCCGCCGTGTGGCTGCAGAGCGGGATCGCCTCGCCGGTCGCCCGCGACATCGCCGCCGCGGCCGGCATCGACTACGTCGAGGACCGGTGTACGGCCGTCGAACGGGCCCTCGGCGGCCTCACCCGGGCCGGCTGA
- a CDS encoding DUF4190 domain-containing protein produces MSQPQQPGNWSDPSWPSYQSPAGYPATDQQPTGYGVPGQPPAGYPATGYPPAGYAAPGYLYPPPAPMPMNGRAIAALVLGVLGVLGLCGYLVPGLIGIVGALLGHSARRQIRTAAEQGRPEQGDGMALAGMITGWIAFGLGLAGAVLVTVAIAASISQG; encoded by the coding sequence ATGAGCCAACCCCAGCAGCCGGGCAATTGGAGCGATCCGTCCTGGCCGAGCTACCAGTCGCCGGCCGGCTACCCGGCGACCGACCAGCAGCCAACCGGGTACGGCGTGCCCGGCCAGCCGCCGGCCGGCTATCCGGCGACCGGCTACCCGCCAGCCGGGTACGCCGCGCCGGGCTACCTGTATCCGCCGCCCGCCCCGATGCCGATGAACGGCCGGGCGATCGCCGCGCTGGTCCTCGGCGTCCTCGGCGTCCTCGGGCTGTGCGGCTACCTGGTACCCGGGTTGATCGGCATCGTCGGCGCGCTGCTCGGGCACTCCGCCCGGCGTCAGATCCGCACCGCGGCCGAGCAGGGTCGTCCGGAGCAGGGCGACGGGATGGCACTGGCCGGGATGATCACCGGCTGGATCGCGTTTGGCCTCGGGCTGGCCGGGGCGGTTCTCGTCACGGTCGCGATCGCGGCCAGCATCAGCCAGGGCTAG
- a CDS encoding DUF4190 domain-containing protein, translating into MKEPDAGGQIRPPSPQSPQTGAGPAPADGQPPRGELPPPDQYPPPGQYPPPGYPAGGSQYGGYPYGYAPPQPTNGMALASFIVSLVSLFSCPLLGGIAVYLGRRSREEIRRTGQQGDGLAQAGVIIGWCGVGFGVLMALFMVVYFGFIIAMLNSSTAGF; encoded by the coding sequence GTGAAGGAGCCAGACGCCGGCGGCCAGATCCGCCCGCCATCGCCGCAGTCCCCGCAGACCGGTGCCGGGCCGGCACCGGCCGACGGGCAACCGCCGCGCGGCGAGCTACCGCCACCGGACCAGTACCCGCCACCGGGCCAGTACCCGCCGCCGGGCTATCCGGCCGGCGGATCCCAGTACGGTGGGTACCCGTACGGCTATGCCCCGCCGCAACCAACGAACGGCATGGCACTCGCGTCGTTCATCGTGTCGCTGGTCAGCCTGTTCAGCTGTCCGCTGCTCGGTGGGATCGCGGTCTACCTCGGGCGCCGGTCCCGCGAGGAGATTCGCCGGACCGGCCAGCAGGGCGACGGGCTCGCCCAGGCCGGCGTGATCATCGGCTGGTGCGGGGTCGGCTTCGGGGTGCTGATGGCGCTGTTCATGGTGGTCTACTTCGGATTCATCATCGCCATGCTCAACAGCAGCACGGCCGGCTTCTGA